The Erinaceus europaeus chromosome 4, mEriEur2.1, whole genome shotgun sequence genomic sequence taagtgcaggtggtgcagagtccaaggactggcttaaggatcgcgattcgatcccccagctccccatctgcaggggagtcgcttcacagggttgaagcaggtctgcaggtgtctatctttctctccccctcatcttccccatctctttccacttctctctgtcctatccaacaacaacggcatcaataataactacaacaataaaacaaggacaacaaaagggaataaatatttttaaaaaggtgatattgtagaTATAAAGGGAATAGGCACTGTTCAAAAAGGAAGGCcccacaaatgttaccatggcAAAACTGGAAGAGTCTACAATGTTACCTAGCATGCTGTTGGTATTGTTGTAGAAAAATGAGTAAAGGGCAAGATTCTTGCCAAGAGACTTAATGTTCGTATTGAGCATATCAAGCACTCCAAAAGCAGAGGCAGCTTCTTGAAACGTGTGAAGGAAAATGGTCAGAAATAAAAGGGGACTTGGGCTCAACTGCAGTGCCAGCCTGCCCCGCCCAGAGCAGCACACTGTGTGAGAACCAGTGGAAAGGAGCCAGAGTTGCTGAACCCATTCCCTATGAATTCATGGCATgatcaatataaaaacttaataaaatatcagaactgtaaaaagaaaaagtaaacaagggcaacaaaagagaaaataaataaatattaatttaaaaaaataacagaagtgGCTTTGGAATTAGGGGTCAAGTTGACATTTTGATAGGAAGCCGATCTCAGTGATCTGAGGGGGCGGTCAGAATACCCCCACACATACCTGCCCAACCTCACTGCCTATCAGGATGCAGTGGGTGGCCTTTCCTGGGGCTAAGGACTGTTTCcctgggaggagagagaatgctGCAACAGAGGAGGGGGGGCTGCTGTCTGCAGTAAcaatcactacccagcccctcctctcccACCCTGCCTGAAAGGCTGAGAGCAAACCCAGAGGCCCCTGCCCTGCCGtgcagacaggacagagacaggCTGCACCAGGCCCATCCCAGTGTGGAGCCTGGACGTGGTCCTCAAGCCAGGGTGCCCACCGTGAGAAGCCCCTGGCTGACTGCTGAAGTAAAGTGGGAGTCCCAGCAGGACACCCCCCATGCCCACCCCTAGCTGCCCTGGCTCCTCCAGCCTGTGCTCTTCCCTGCAGAGATAGCCACAACCGCTTCAATGATGTGGCCATGCGGCTGGCCTTCATCGGGGACGAGATGGAATTGAGATGGACAATGCTCCACCTCGGCCAGCTGCCTGGGATGACTGTGCACAGGTGATGGGGCTGGGAGGGGTGATTTCTCTTTCggaacctgccccccccccccccccccccccgccaagccTAATTGAGGTATTTCCAGGACCAGTGCCCAGAGTGGAGAGTACAACCCCAGCTCCCAGGAGCTTTGTCCTTAGCAGAGCCTCAGGCCCACGCCTGTCACCTGCCAGTCAGCCTCTGGGCCCTCAGACACTTGCTCCCCAAGGGAACAGAGCCCTGCAACAGGGTGGATCTGTCCCCTGCCCCTGTGGCCCGGCTCTAGGAGGCAGCCAGACCCCCCCTGGTGGACAGGTGGGGGAGGGAACAGCAAATCAGTCCCATTTGAACCTAGAAACAGACTCCCACTGTCAGGGTCCCCCAGGAACAGAAGTGAGGGTGGCAGTGGACGGGAGGGGACGTGCTCTCCTCTCCCTTAGCCGTTCCCCTGCCTCATTCCCACACTGACAgggtctctcacacacacccatCTGCCTTTCAGCCTGGCCTTTACCTACAGCCAGACAGGTGTGAGGGGCGTTCTCCGAAGTTTTGTGGAGAGTCTCGCTAACCTCAGGGAGAACATAAGGTTCTGGAGCTTCCTGGTCTTTAGGAACAGGGTAAGAGGCCCTCATCACAGTCCCCTCCACTCCCTGCTGCCCTGTCTTGTCTGTGTCAGCCCTTTCTGCTGCTGCCTGCTCCCAGATGCCTTCATGAAAGCACAAGAGCCCTGGCTTGTGGACTCGCCAATGGCTCCCACATCCTGCCTTCTTGCTTTGCCCACCAGAGCTGCTTCCTTCCTTGCTCACATGCTGGGGCCCTGGCTCTGGCCCCTGGCTAGCTCCTCTCCACCCCCTGGGCCTGTCCACTAAATCTGTCCCTTTCcctgggtggggtgggcaggaaaGTGGGTGGGAGGAGAAGCAGGCCTGCTCCGGGCTGGGCActcactcctccctctcttctgacAGATGGCCCCCAGCCTGGAGCGTGACATGATCTTGTCCTtggtgctgctgctggtgctgtGGGGACTCCACCTGCTGTGACTCCCACTGGCTGCTGGGCAGCTGGGGCtggccccctccccccgccctctCACCACCCTGGAGGTGGtcctggtttttttgttgttgttgttgttctgttgtctttttaactgttttctgatccccttttttaaatatttaaactcTGAGTGCTGGGACACTACTGAGGTTTGATACtagttttgtttcttccttttttaaaaaaaaattaagagagaaatgaATTCACTATACCACTGGGGTTGTTGCTGGTTAACTGCCACGCCAAGGCCTGACTGGGCCTACTCCCACTTGGACCCCACGCTCTGGGCCCCAGCCCACCCGAGAAGGACTCTTCCTCTCCTGGGTGTCGGGGGGAGTGCTGGTCGCACCCCCGTGTTTGTGGTGCCCTTGGCAGAGAAAGAATCTACTGGACTAGATTTCTGAGGGGTGGGGAGAACCCAATAAAATGTTGGTTTCCAGCCAGCCTCTGGtcctctctggggtctgtgggttgggggggggggtgcagggagggaggagcaggctTGCTCCTGGCCACCACTCCCCATGTTGCCCCAGTGAGTCACACAGCTGTCCGCCCTCTTCTGCACCTGCAAATGCTGCCATGCCCAACAAAAGCAGGTTTGCAAAGTTCAGCCCCTTGCTGTCCTCCCTGAAATCCTCCATTAGGGCTTATGTACTTGGGTAGTCAGACTCCTATAAGGAATCTGGCCTCCTCATGGGTGCTCACCCAGCACTCTGCTGGAGCTGAGCTGCCTGTGGGTGCCGGCCTGGGCATGTCGGGGATACTCGGTCTAGAGGAACACCTGCTCAGGTTAGGCTTCCTATCATGTGGCCCCGGCTGCAGCTAGTGTTCCAAGCCTTGCCAGGCCCCCTTCCAGAGCCTGTGCTGaggctctccttccctctcaggacCACACAGCCCAGCCTGAGTGGGCCACTGAGGACCGGAAGGGCAAGGCTCTCAGCCACACTGGGATCCTCTAGTCTGGATGGAACTGGGTCCTCAGACCAAGATTGTCAtgcagcctggcctccaccaggATCTGAGGACACGGAGAGCCCATCAGGCAGCAGTCAGGCTTAATCCTGGGAGCGGGAGCTGGAGGTTACTGGGGTGGGAGGCAGAGAGGTAGTTGCTTGGCAGACATGGGGTACAGGGGCTCCTTACGGGAGTGCAGGACAAGTCAGGAGCAGAAAGACTACCTCACTGAGTTCCCTCCCAGACATACTCAGTACAGACAAGTTAGGCTGCAATCAAGActaatccttttttctttttcttctttgtaccTGATTGTATCACTTCAAGTAAGCGTTCCgacccctttatttttaattttattatttattttaattgccacctgctcctggaagccatttctttcttttttgagatgaaaggaaactgagaggggcaccCACAGCGCTGcttctctaccaggtgcaccactgcccggcccctcctctcccttttagtatggggggggggcggcgggggggCACCCCGGCACCGCTCTAGCAGTCACATCAGTCACGGAGCACCACCGTGCAGGCGCTTTCCAGTGCTGCCGGGCCCAGGTCCAGGCCTGTGAGTGCGGTGAGTGTGCTCTCTGCCCGGTGAGCCGCCTCCTGGCTTAAAACTGAAATgcagcagggatagatagcatagtgggtatgcaaagactgtcatgtctgaggctccgaagtgccaggttcagtccccccgcaccaccataagccagagctgagcagtgctctggtatttccctgtgtctttctctctctgcatctttctcaaaaataaatacttttcaaaAAGCTGAAATGCAAATTGGAGAAAGTGTTCCTTTGAAACAGACTTCTAGCAGCCCAGACTGAGCTTTCCCTGCTGGGCAGTGCGGCTGCATGGGTAAGAGCCCTCCAGAACGGTTTCCTCCCAGGCCTTGCCATTTTCCATGGCTATGAGCCCTATTGATGCTCAATGCTTGATGACACTGCCCAGGGCCATAAGAAACATGTCAGTAGTTTATCATGCCTGCAGAGCTGTGGGGTGCTCAGGAGGGATGGGGGACAGATACCATGGGAGCCCGGTGAGCCTATGGTTGGGTGAAGGTCTGTGGGCAGGAAGGGTCCTCAGTGGAGGTGGTCTATGTACTAGTCACATGCTGACTGTGCACTCTGTGGAGACAGGGTCTCTGCCAGCTGTAAAGGGGTCATTTCCCACTCACATCTGCTCCTGGGTGCCACACCTGAGAGGCACCCAGTTTTTGAGGGGGGGGAGATCATACAGAGACCCAGTCTGCACacaacctccctccccccacagcaGCCAGCGACAAGCTGGGTTCCAAGCTATCCTTCCAGAGTGGGAATTCTCAGGACACTGAGAAGGTGATTGTTGACCCATTTTATCTGCAGGCAACTGAAGGACAGAGGTGACTTTAAGCCGAGTCTtacagcaccacctcctgggccctgatGGCCTTGCACCTCTTGTGGGGAGGACGGCATGTGTCCTTCCTGCTGCCCTGAGTCAGCgccccccccacaccaccccagGGCTGAGGGCAACACAGGGAGGCAGTCTGCCCATGTCAGTTTCCTGCCTGTCTGCCCATCTGGGGACACCAGGGTTCTTCCTGATGGGCAGGAATTAGACTAGagcaggtttgtttttttttttttaaccacagtaccactcagctctggctgatggtggtgtgcggggcttgaacctgggactttgaagcctcaagcatgagagcctctttgcgtaaccattatgctatctatccccacccctgaaattttttttttcttttacacacagacggagaaaccacagcaccaaagcttacttTAATACCACGAAGTCTGGGCTTAAACCTGATTGCATACAGGTCCACTATCTGTGAACAATAGTTCGCTGTGTAGTGCACTGtccaagctatttcaccagccctaggGCTGTTTAAATCTTTCATACACCCAGGAGGCATCTGCTAGCTGGGCACTGGGCAGCCTTTAAGGGACTCTGGGTGGGGGTTTCTTGGCACAGAATCAGGACAGGACAGCACCTCACAGATGGTTGGCAGCATGTGAATAGGGAAATAATTGTCACCAGGCTCAGCTGCaagccaggggagctgggccTGCAGGGGGCATGCTCTTCATGCTCaagggacctgtattctccactcccctcccaccaccactccCAGCCACCTACCCGCCCCTCACCGAGAAGTGGGACTGGCACTGCCCTCTTCTACTTCCTACACACCTGTGTGTTCAGAAAAACAAAGTTCATTTTGGATGCCACTGGCTCTGGCCACATAAGGAAATGAATCTCCAGTCCAAGGGAGAGCAGGGGCCTGTGCTTCCTTGTAAGGGGTGAGCGGTGTATGGCCACCCCGCATTTTCAGGATTCCTGGGGAATTTCCACACTGTGATCCCAGTAATCTGGTATAAAGacccctggggtggggagaaggggccgtagctcagtgggttaagcacatatggtgcagagcgcaaggactggcgtaaagatcctggttccagcccccggctccccacctgcaagggggggtcacctcacaagcagtgaagcaggtctgcaggtgtctatctttctctcccccccttgaattctctgtcctatccaacaacaatgatagcaatagcaacaacgataaacaacatgggcaacaaaaggaaaaaaatagcctccaggagcagtggattagagccccagcaataaccctagaggtaaaacaaaacaaaaaccctgggGACAGTGCCACAGGGTGGGCACACTCTGGGAGCACTGGGGATGGGTGGATAGGTGGTGGGGGAAACCACAGGCTGTGGGGCCAAGAAGGGCCTCACCACCTCGTCCGTATCAAATTCTCCTGAATAAGCTGCTGGCCTAGTCATGATTCCTGGAGACAAGACGCCACAACCTGAGTTTCTGTGGAAGAAGGTGCCTGAGGAACCCCTTTCTGCTGGGCAGGCAAGTGATACCCAACTCGACGCCTACCAGAGGAGTCAGGTGACcggagagaaacaggctagggtccACCCGACACCAGACCCACCACGTGGGAGCAGGTGTGATTTACTCAGCAGCACCCTGAGACAAAGGCAGTGTCACCTTTTCCTccagggggacaggggacaggccaAGATCCCACCAAGAAGACAAATGAGGACCCACTGTGGCCTCATGTGAggctcctctctctgtgtgtcacgtgtccatggtgtgtgtgtgtcccaagtgGGGGTAGGACGCCATTTGCCTGCAGTCCAGCCCCGCCTGTGGGAAGCCCTCTGTTCGATAAGCAGGTGTCCTCTGCCACCCAGCACCACCCTGCAAGGACTCCTCTGCTTGCTGCCTTCCCTACACTGGGCTTCATGATGGCTCTACAGCCCCGGGACCATGAGGAAAAGAGTGTGACAAAACACCCACAGAAGCACAGTCCCCAGTACTGAGCTACCATCACCCTGTCCATGGAGCAGCCTGAGGATGAGGTGTAGACCGTGAAAAGCCTCATCTCTGAGGGCTACCCAGCCTTCAAAATCCCGAGGAGTGCAGACCGGGTTggctattatttaaaaataacaacagatttggtttttgttttgtgacGGTAAAATTCAGGGACAGAGTTTTAAGAGATCAGTCTCTGCTCACTGTGCTCCAGAGAACATTCAGGCCTGGTGAACATCCAGTTCTCAGCCACATTCCCAAGGCCCAGCAGTGGTACTGGCCTAGAGTGGCCAGAA encodes the following:
- the BIK gene encoding bcl-2-interacting killer isoform X2, translating into MPQARPVSRGLFLDTFLYEHIPEAVDIPGMTVMAYSEPESSPDRDSHNRFNDVAMRLAFIGDEMELRWTMLHLGQLPGMTVHSLAFTYSQTGVRGVLRSFVESLANLRENIRFWSFLVFRNRMAPSLERDMILSLVLLLVLWGLHLL
- the BIK gene encoding bcl-2-interacting killer isoform X1, which codes for MSRGERRRDTCSTASPIIKLPPANEGWVLQPGSSHMRRMPQARPVSRGLFLDTFLYEHIPEAVDIPGMTVMAYSEPESSPDRDSHNRFNDVAMRLAFIGDEMELRWTMLHLGQLPGMTVHSLAFTYSQTGVRGVLRSFVESLANLRENIRFWSFLVFRNRMAPSLERDMILSLVLLLVLWGLHLL